The Arthrobacter zhaoxinii sequence AGCAACCTGCGCCGGGTCACCGAAGAAAATCGGGTTGGTCATCTCAGAGGTTGCCCAGACGGTCCCGCAGCTTGGCAAACACGCCGGTTCCGGAGCTGTTGAGCCGTCCCTCGCTGTATTCCTCGCCGCGCAGCTTGGCCAGCCTGCGGAGCAGTTCTTCCTGCTCGGAGTCCAGCTTCTGCGGGGTCTCCACATGCAGGTGCACGCGCAGGTCGCCGCGGCCGTGGCCGCGCAGGTGGGTGACGCCCAGGTCATTGAGGACGGAGACCTCGCCGGACTGTGTGCCCGGTTTGACGGTGATCTCGCGTTCGCCGTCGAAGGTCTCCAGGGTGACGGTCGTGCCGAGCGCGGCGGCGGTCATGGGAACCGTGAGCGTGGCGTGCAGATCGTCGCCGTCGCGCAGGAACGTCGGGTCGCTGTTGACGCGGATCTCCACGTACAGGTCACCGGCGGGTCCGCCTGCCAGGCCGGCTTCGCCCTGCCCGCCGAGCTGGATCCGGGTACCGGTCGCGACGCCGGCCGGAATCTTGATGGTCAGGGTGCGGCGGTTGCGGACACGGCCTTCGCCGGAGCACTCGTGGCACGGATCGGGGATCACGGTGCCGAAGCCGTTGCAGGTTCCGCAGGGTGCCGAGGTCATGACCTGGCCCAGGATGGAGCGGACGGCCCGCTGGACCTGGCCGGTGCCGTGGCAGATGTCGCAGGTGCGCGGCGAGGTGCCGGGCTGGCAGCAGGAACCGTCACAGGTGGGGCAGACGACGGCGGTGTCGACGTCGATCTTCTTGTTGGTGCCGAAGACGGCGTCCTTGAGGTCGATCCGGACGTTGATCAGCGCGTCCTGGCCCCGGCGGCTGCGGGAAGCCGGGCCGCGTCCGCCGCCCTGCGGAGCTCCGCCGAAGAACGTGTCGAAGATGTCCTGGAAGCCGAAGCCCTGGGCGCCGAAACCGCCGCCGCCGAAGCCGTTGTCGTTGCCGTTCTCGTTGCCCGTGGTGTCGTAGATCCGCCGCTTTTCCGGATCGGAAAGCACCTCGTAGGCATGCGTTACGGCTTTGAATTCATCGGAGGCACCTGGAGCGTTGTTAACGTCGGGGTGCAGCTTGCGGGCAAGCTTCCGGTACGCCTTCTTGATTTCTTCACCGGTGGCGTCTCGTCCGACACCCAG is a genomic window containing:
- the dnaJ gene encoding molecular chaperone DnaJ, with product MSDHYQVLGVGRDATGEEIKKAYRKLARKLHPDVNNAPGASDEFKAVTHAYEVLSDPEKRRIYDTTGNENGNDNGFGGGGFGAQGFGFQDIFDTFFGGAPQGGGRGPASRSRRGQDALINVRIDLKDAVFGTNKKIDVDTAVVCPTCDGSCCQPGTSPRTCDICHGTGQVQRAVRSILGQVMTSAPCGTCNGFGTVIPDPCHECSGEGRVRNRRTLTIKIPAGVATGTRIQLGGQGEAGLAGGPAGDLYVEIRVNSDPTFLRDGDDLHATLTVPMTAAALGTTVTLETFDGEREITVKPGTQSGEVSVLNDLGVTHLRGHGRGDLRVHLHVETPQKLDSEQEELLRRLAKLRGEEYSEGRLNSSGTGVFAKLRDRLGNL